A DNA window from Plasmodium brasilianum strain Bolivian I chromosome 12, whole genome shotgun sequence contains the following coding sequences:
- a CDS encoding ATP-dependent RNA helicase MAK5: MELKKEGLVSIEKANPVNLKILCEDDLKKTEQEKTADFSEDKKEEVKEKTKKNSKKLVLNKTKKAKKTPSQADEKNSEKGELIKVGKKKINKKEENKKEENKKREDKKEEDKKEEDNREEEREEVQNKEEEREEVQNKEEEREEVQNKEEEREEVQNKEEDNREEDNREEDNREEDNREENNKEKIKKDEKKKRRKRKRKNKNRRLLKSAEEEEESSKKKKVVSKKKINKKAEKSQKENKKRQIKNKRNGTKGEDSLNKNNENKKKERFDIHALINNEDSFKNIKDIKCLIVYKRWNMNKSIDIFYSILKGLYDNKFWKPTEIQMKTLEEAISFKNDIVAISKTGTGKTLTFCLPILNNLVKKKLMEYAKKQKSPQKFRGLILVPTRELALQILNHFGYINKYINLYITTLIGGININKQKRIISKKPEIIICTPGRLRYFLELEEKINYIFEMKNIRYFACDEIDKMIETSFIKDISFISKHLYKSVGGKKRKFVQTFLISATLGLTVQLQNENLAKFLNVVTIRKENSTVINISDENAGNGSNSNCILPAGLTLNIAKCEKSKILQKLYYLLTLYFNNELTSNDDKKKVETNEEEKKEVNMNEKMQNEEDKEEDNIKKVIIFVNTIKRTRELFTVFRYLFFDQALETSLPKKHRSNIVLKNKVKFFSVHSQQKLKYRVQSIFNFSQSNCNSVLFCTDVLSRGIDLDKCDLIIQLNCPVNDVTFVHRSGRTARNFKTGKCICFVADDEVSKWANALKKIGLNFEEQKELEELKRIDDKDSTKIKRALLYCAQLVKMNRKMKERSCKLFFRKLAELADLEGECDFSSDSDDQYANKADEEIYKQMIHSKKMLYKILYED, encoded by the exons atgga ACTGAAAAAGGAAGGACTGGTGTCAATTGAGAAAGCAAATCCTGTTAACTTAAAAATACTGTGTGAAGATGACTTGAAAAAAACAGAACAGGAAAAGACTGCGGATTTTAGTGAGGATAAAAAAGAGGAGGTGaaagaaaaaacgaaaaaaaattccaaaaaattagttctgaataaaacaaagaaagCAAAAAAGACCCCATCACAAGCTGACGAAAAAAATTCGGAAAAGGGCGAACTAATTAAAgttggaaaaaagaaaattaacaaaaaggaagagaacaaaaaggaagaaaacaaaaagaggGAGGATAAAAAGGAAGAGGACAAAAAGGAAGAGGACAACAGGGAAGAGGAAAGAGAGGAAGTGCAAAACAAGGAAGAGGAAAGAGAGGAAGTGCAAAACAAGGAAGAGGAAAGAGAGGAAGTGCAAAACAAGGAAGAGGAAAGAGAGGAAGTGCAAAACAAGGAAGAGGATAACAGGGAAGAGGATAACAGGGAAGAGGACAACAGGGAAGAGGATAACAGGGAAGAGAACAACaaggaaaagataaaaaaggatgaaaaaaaaaagagaagaaagagaaaaagaaagaacaaaaatagaAGACTTCTGAAAAGCGCAGAGGAAGAAGAGGAGAgctcaaaaaagaaaaaagttgtaagcaaaaagaaaataaataaaaaggcgGAAAAAtcacaaaaagaaaataaaaaaagacaaataaagaataaacgAAATGGTACTAAAGGGGAGGACAGTTTgaataagaataatgaaaataaaaaaaaagaaagatttGATATACATGCACTTATTAATAATGAAGACAGTTTTAAGAACATAAAGGATATTAAATGCTTAATAGTTTACAAAAGATGGAATATGAATAAATCAATAGACATATTTTACAGCATATTGAAAGGCTTATATGACAACAAATTTTGGAAGCCAACAGAAATTCAAATGAAGACATTGGAAGAGGCAATAAGTTTTAAAAACGACATCGTAGCTATATCAAAAACAGGTACAGGAAAAACATTAACCTTCTGCTTGCcgatattaaataatttagtaaagaaaaaattaatggaatatgcaaaaaaacaaaaaagccCACAAAAATTTAGAGGTTTAATATTAGTACCAACCAGGGAATTAGCTCTTCAGATATTAAACCATTTCgggtatataaataaatatattaatttgtatattacAACATTAATAGGAggtataaatattaacaaacagaaaagaattatatcCAAGAAACcagaaataattatatgtacaccTGGAAGACTAAGATATTTCTTAGAATtagaggaaaaaattaattatatatttgaaatgaaaaacatcAGATATTTTGCTTGCGATGAAATTGACAAAATGATTGAAACGTCGTTTATAAAGGATATAAGCTTTATTTcgaaacatttatataagtcTGTAGGGggtaagaaaagaaaatttgtACAGACCTTTCTTATATCGGCTACATTAGGTTTAACAGTTCAGCTGCAAAATGAAAATCTAGCTAAATTTTTGAATGTTGTTACAATACGAAAGGAAAATTCAACTGTTATCAATATATCGGATGAAAATGCAGGTAATGGTAGTAATTCTAATTGCATCTTACCAGCGGGTCTTACAttaaatatagcaaaatgtgaaaaatcgaaaattttgcaaaaactttattatttgttaacattatattttaacaatgaATTAACAAGTAATGATGATAAGAAAAAGGTTGAGACGAATGAGGAGGAGAAAAAGGAGGTGAACATGAATGAGAAAATGCAGAATGAGGAAGATAAAGAAGAGGACAATAtcaaaaaagtaattattttCGTGAACACAATTAAAAGGACAAGAGAGCTTTTTACAGTATTTcgatatttattttttgaccAAGCTCTAGAAACATCTTTGCCAAAAAAACATAGAAGTAATatagttttaaaaaacaaagtaaaatTCTTTTCTGTACATTCCCAGCAAAAACTAAAATATCGAGTACAAAGTATATTCAACTTTTCCCAAAGCAATTGCAATTCTGTATTATTCTGTACCGATGTATTAAGTAGAGGAATAGATTTGGACAAATGCGATTTGATTATTCAGCTGAATTGTCCAGTCAACGATGTTACCTTCGTTCATAGATCAGGTCGCACGGCTAGAAATTTCAAGACGG GTAAATGTATCTGTTTCGTAGCGGACGATGAGGTTTCAAAATGGGCAAAcgccttaaaaaaaataggattAAATTTTGAAGAACAAAAGGAACTTGAGGAGTTGAAAAGAAT
- a CDS encoding histidine--tRNA ligase, protein MSISVYKNKIFNTRDVLEVSIYGRNLKLEPSSFKDCVYKLNDNKINIQELEKVDGSHGVVTEVCSKDKEKNEEVRGVKMMNSLCYNMDELKCLYFFFLINILRFKNNLDINLIRNVCSSINNTTYCSSNIIFKENDMYSVTLKKFFISNLKQCGKVEYNMSHFKSSINVVIEKCSMLFLNTHKTYSLCKYLTCCLCNILELFNINCDVLFKNTFNNNVNNSNIHSINDIISKIKWMIHDSKIEKDKELSKNFSSNIMLFVYAQSKLTDDCNYIMTLINQNFKNSLDDNKHEYTEEMNSISIYINILCRGINENLYILTKNILDIATKIVPLFVNNLHDFITSNEVITNDHADLKKPPTSGFVVVYNDNNCNNNDRGNNSNSGNNTMVGVNSLKIYLTELYEEKYLRSVEKKFVNISYSNEFHKLKDMNIVFNELLILLTDIIMHMNILYDIKAYNKALAHILKNKKVSGCVHNIGIGCLEFKNFLYSLISPNGKSKLNIYNEKDKLVLMKDNKIVSNHLFNILSEHFIPYKFVDDISEILIQKNINFNLKVPKGAKDFTGEDMQLRNIFFDFIKRKFLIHGAVEIDTPIFELKETLMDKYGEDSKLIFDLKDQGGENLSLRYDLTVPLYRFVNTNNVNALKRFHIGKVYRRDEPSMNRGRFREFYQCDFDIVGKYDTLRTDFHILFIFWDILNNLKNVIGNFNCKVNHRKILEYMLLSCNIHKDKVKTISSSIDKLDKITFQQFRDELLNEKGIPVESVDKIEAYISKTLSLSPFLVIEFLRNDLNESTFDQCYKNEINVVINHLENIFELLKRFNMINHFTLDLSLARGLDYYTGIIFEFVLLSETGLGSIAAGGRYDYLIRNRRKEYIPSVGASIGIERIIAIAEDKVKEKILTPEEANSRNDSSHCKGTAQNKDTLNEGISGTNNNSMICNVVTTSSSSSKYKLKDNSIEVLICHAKKDSFTETIELCKKLWDQNICTEFIYVQDQKIQKQLIYALEKQIPLVVIIGDEIEKGIIKLRELTLDKDRSFGEKEISLNDCVNEVKNYFKHNLTWKQNVMNILFERTKE, encoded by the coding sequence ATGAGCATaagtgtatataaaaataaaatctttAATACTAGGGATGTTTTGGAAGTAAGCATATATGGAAGGAACTTAAAATTGGAACCCTCTAGTTTTAAGGACTgtgtttataaattaaacgacaataaaataaatatacaagaaTTAGAAAAAGTGGATGGATCACATGGTGTTGTTACGGAAGTGTGTTcaaaagataaagaaaagaatgaGGAAGTAAGAGGTGTTAAGATGATGAACTCTTTATGTTATAATATGGATGAACTAAaatgcttatatttttttttcctaatcAATATATtaagatttaaaaataatttagatataaatttaataagaaATGTTTGTAGTTCTATAAACAATACGACATATTGTTCttctaatataatttttaaggaAAACGATATGTATAGtgtaacattaaaaaaattttttatttcaaatttaaAACAATGTGGTAAGGTAGAATATAATATGAGTCATTTTAAGTCTTCTATAAATGTCGTTATTGAAAAATGTAGCATGTTATTTCTGAATACACATAAAACGTATtctttatgtaaatatttaacatgttgtttatgtaatattctggagttatttaatattaattgtgATGTCTTATTTAagaatacatttaataacaatgtaaataatagtaacataCATtcaataaatgatataatatcGAAAATTAAGTGGATGATTCACGATTcgaaaattgaaaaagacAAGGAACTTTCTAAAAATTTCAGTTCAAATATCATGTTATTTGTTTATGCACAAAGTAAGTTAACGGATGActgtaattatattatgaCCTTAATTAATCAGaactttaaaaatagttTAGATGATAATAAACATGAATATACGGAAGAAATGAATtcaataagtatatatattaatattttatgtagaGGTATCAATGAAaacttatatattcttaCAAAAAACATTCTAGATATTGCAACTAAAATTGTACctttatttgttaataatttgcATGATTTTATCACATCCAATGAGGTAATTACGAATGACCACGCCGATTTGAAGAAGCCTCCCACTAGCGGTTTTGTCGTCGtgtataatgataataattgtaataataatgacaggggtaataatagtaacagcGGTAATAATACTATGGTGGGAGTGAACAGCTTGAAGATCTACCTTACCGaattatatgaagaaaaatatctGAGGAGTGTTGAGAAAAAGTTTGTAAACATCTCATATTCAAACGAATTTCATAAACTGAAAGATATGAATATAGTATTCAACGAGCTGTTAATTCTTTTAACAGATATAATTATGCACATGAACATCTTGTATGATATAAAAGCATATAACAAAGCTTTAGCTCATATTCtgaagaataaaaaagtgtCTGGTTGTGTTCATAATATTGGTATTGGATGTcttgaatttaaaaattttctctaTTCACTTATCTCACCTAATGGTAaatcaaaattaaatatatataatgaaaaagacaAACTAGTATTAATGAAAGATAACAAAATTGTGAGTAATCACCTTTTTAATATCCTTAGTGAACATTTTATACCTTACAAATTTGTGGATGATATAAGTGAAATACTAAttcagaaaaatataaactttaATTTGAAAGTGCCAAAAGGGGCAAAGGATTTTACAGGAGAAGATATGCagttaagaaatatatttttcgatttcattaaaaggaaatttttaatacaCGGTGCAGTAGAAATAGATACACCTATATTtgaattaaaagaaacaTTGATGGACAAATATGGAGAAGATTCCAAATTAATATTTGATCTAAAGGATCAGGGTGGAGAAAACTTATCCTTAAGATATGATTTAACTGTTCCTTTATATCGTTTTGTTAATACGAATAATGTAAATGCTTTAAAAAGATTTCATATAGGAAAAGTATATAGAAGGGATGAACCAAGTATGAATAGAGGTAGATTTCGAGAGTTTTATCAATGTGATTTTGACATAGTAGGAAAATATGATACGCTTCGTACCGactttcatattttatttatcttttgggatatattaaataatttaaaaaatgttataggTAATTTTAATTGTAAAGTTAACCACAGAAAAATATTGGAATATATGCTCCTCTCTTGTAATATTCATAAAGATAAAGTTAAAACTATATCAAGCAGTATAGACAAATTAGACAAAATAACATTTCAGCAATTTAGGGACGAGTTactaaatgaaaaaggaatcCCTGTAGAATCTGTGGATAAAATTGAAGCATACATTTCAAAAACGTTAAGTTTATCTCCATTCTTAGTTATTGAATTTTTGAGAAATGATTTAAATGAATCTACTTTTGATCAATGTTATAAGAATGAAATCAATGTAGTGATAAATCATTTAGAAAACATTTTTGAATTGCTTAAACGTTTTAACATGATTAATCATTTTACATTAGATTTGTCATTAGCCAGAGGTTTAGATTATTATACTGGAATCATATTTGAATTTGTTCTTCTTTCAGAAACAGGATTAGGTAGTATCGCCGCAGGGGGGAGGTATGATTATCTCATAAGAAACAGAAGAAAAGAATACATACCGTCTGTTGGTGCTTCTATCGGGATAGAACGAATAATAGCCATTGCCGAGGATAAGGTAAAGGAGAAAATTCTTACCCCAGAGGAAGCTAATAGCAGAAATGATAGTAGCCATTGTAAAGGTACAGCACAAAATAAGGATACACTCAATGAAGGTATTAGCGGAACAAATAACAATTCAATGATATGTAATGTTGTCACGACTAGTAGCAGCTCATCGAAGTATAAGCTCAAAGACAATTCAATTGAAGTTCTTATATGTCATGCAAAGAAAGACAGTTTTACGGAAACCATTGAGTTGTGCAAAAAATTATGGGATCAAAATATTTGTAcggaatttatatatgtgcagGATCAAAAAATACAGAAGCAACTGATTTATGCTttagaaaaacaaataccGCTTGTTGTCATTATCGGTGATGAAATTGAAAAgggaattataaaattacgAGAACTTACTTTAGATAAGGACAGATCATTtggagaaaaagaaataagtCTAAATGATTGTGTcaatgaagtaaaaaattatttcaagcATAATTTAACGTGGAAACAGAATGTTATGAATATCCTATTTGAGAGAACGAAAGAATAA
- a CDS encoding prolyl hydroxylase-like protein has translation MEVEWNDETLNKFYSYLYSTVSYEKCLELEKDIRIETGTESRLTRNCDSCGNDHDKINISSFKFKKDEDDMLGEILDNEKDKENIKNSVATLTQRAFSIYTNVVTKAKSIGDNKINLKIDHFLRTDIFRLVFTKYIISNVKSKIKEIHCKNTKNIVSLANPLNIKEYDLNKINTDTMANLMNNNVGIQKNFVGKEYMKLIYDELVFIEYNNQFNEFSREYRNIRTDFYCWVYITSLDREKQKGLYKLLKELSLIPYELNKKANLSLQICTLFQFLYFSPNKSYLKKHSEGGYDNFDNGKKITCIYIPLIHSGNDLEIKIYRNECSNMNEMGKTITNHNNMNMPNNNDNIPLQVIKPESDSLIFLQTRNISYEVTKTKNKFFIVHLSIPGPLSSDRNM, from the coding sequence atGGAGGTGGAATGGAATGACGAAACACTTAACAAATTCTACAGTTATTTATACAGTACAGTTAGCTACGAAAAATGCTTGGAACTAGAAAAGGATATAAGAATAGAAACAGGCACAGAAAGTAGACTAACTAGGAATTGTGATTCATGTGGAAATGATCatgacaaaataaatataagttcATTCAAGTTTAAAAAGGATGAGGATGATATGTTAGGTGAAATATtagataatgaaaaagataaagaaaatataaaaaattctgTAGCTACTTTAACACAGAGagctttttctatttatactAATGTAGTAACTAAAGCAAAATCAATAGGAgacaacaaaataaatttaaaaatagatcATTTTTTAAGAACAGATATTTTTAGGCTTGTTTTTACAAAGTACATTATTTCTAATGTAAAGTccaaaattaaagaaatacattgtaagaatacaaaaaatatagtttcACTAGCAAAtcctttaaatataaaagaatatgacttaaataaaataaacacagACACAATGGcaaatttaatgaataataatgtagGTATTCAAAAGAACTTTGTAGGTAAAGAGTATATGAAACTAATATATGATGAGCTCGTGTttattgaatataataaCCAATTTAACGAATTTAGTAGagaatatagaaatattagaACTGATTTTTATTGTTGGGTTTATATAACAAGCTTAGATagagaaaaacaaaagggattatataaattattaaaagagTTATCACTAATTCCgtatgaattaaataaaaaagcaaatttatctttacaaatatgtacattatttcaatttttatatttctctcCGAATAAgtcttatttaaaaaagcatTCCGAAGGTGGATATGACAATTTCGATAACgggaaaaaaattacatgtatttatattccCCTAATACATTCAGGGAATGACttagaaattaaaatatacagaaATGAATGTTCTAATATGAATGAAATGGGAAAAACAATTActaatcataataatatgaacatgCCAAATAATAACGACAATATTCCTCTTCAAGTGATAAAACCTGAAAGTGATTCTCTCATTTTTTTGCAAACAAGAAATATCTCTTATGAGgttacaaaaacaaaaaataaatttttcatcGTCCACCTTTCAATTCCAGGTCCCCTTTCGTCAGACAGAAATATGTAA
- a CDS encoding fructose 1 yields MASSADYKNAPLNLPIDVAKELTTTAKKLVEAGKGILAADESTQTIKKRFDNIQIENTVENRASYRDLLFGAKGLGKFISGAILFEETLFQKNEAGVPLVNLLHNEGIIPGIKVDKGLVSIPCTDDEKSTQGLDGLADRCKEYYKGGARFAKWRAVLVIDTAKGKPTDLSIKETAWGLARYASICQQNRLVPIVEPEILADGPHSIEVCATVTQKVLACVFKALNEQGVLLEGALLKPNMVTAGYDCTEKTNTKDIGFFTVQSLRRTVPPALPGVVFLSGGQSEEEASVNLNSINALGPHPWALTFSYGRALQASVLNAWKGKKENVAKAREVLLKRAEANSLATYGKYKGGAGDASAGASLYEKKYVY; encoded by the exons ATG GCATCAAGCGCAGACTATAAGAATGCACCTCTTAATCTACCAATAGATGTTGCTAAAGAATTAACAACAACAGCAAAGAAACTTGTTGAAGCAGGAAAGGGAATTTTAGCAGCTGATGAATCTACCCAAACAATTAAGAAGCGATTTGATAACATACAAATAGAAAACACTGTTGAAAATAGAGCTAGCTATAGAGACTTATTATTCGGTGCCAAGGGATTAGGTAAATTTATATCAGGTGCGATTTTGTTTGAAGAAAccttatttcaaaaaaatgaagcgGGAGTTCCATTAgtaaatttattacataatgAAGGAATAATACCAGGAATAAAAGTTGATAAAGGTTTAGTATCCATTCCATGTACAGATGATGAAAAATCAACACAAGGATTAGATGGGTTAGCAGATAGATgtaaagaatattataaaggTGGAGCAAGGTTTGCTAAATGGAGAGCTGTTTTAGTAATTGACACTGCAAAAGGAAAGCCTACTGATTTATCTATTAAGGAAACGGCATGGGGGTTAGCTAGATATGCATCTATATGCCAACAAAATAGACTTGTACCCATAGTTGAACCTGAGATATTAGCTGATGGTCCACATTCAATAGAAGTATGTGCAACTGTAACACAAAAAGTTTTAGCATGTGTTTTTAAGGCGTTAAATGAACAAGGTGTATTATTAGAAGGAGCATTATTAAAACCAAATATGGTAACAGCAGGATATGATTGTACTGAAAAAACGAATACAAAAGATATTGGCTTTTTTACAGTACAATCATTAAGGAGGACAGTACCACCAGCATTACCAGGAGTTGTATTTTTATCTGGAGGACAATCAGAAGAAGAAGCATCTGTTAATTTAAATTCCATTAATGCTTTAGGACCTCACCCATGGGCTTTAACCTTTTCCTATGGTAGAGCATTACAAGCCTCGGTTTTAAATGCatggaaaggaaaaaaagaaaatgttgCAAAAGCAAGGGAAGTTCTATTAAAAAGGGCTGAAGCTAACTCCTTGGCTACATATGGAAAATACAAAGGAGGTGCAGGTGATGCCAGTGCTGGTGCGTCACTTTACGAAAAGAAATATGTCTACTAA
- a CDS encoding shikimate dehydrogenase: protein MNDIMSADNNIKCKNIVSIYTLRMYLNGFIIGYVFRHEINKKFYLHKNDNIIFHYIKTNVSSKTNNNNCKNSFFLMKNILYNHKKTSLNKMFLYVNSYNQNYQNILKFLQFSKLLNLKKNIQVSNFVAFRLSFWTCFCTLSCWQLNKNIENTIVSSMLSGFIASSFNKLVFREYQRVLIPSWFGCILR, encoded by the exons atgaatgataTTATGAGTGcagataataatataaaatgtaagaATATTGTATCAATTTATACCCTCCGTATGTACCTAAATGGTTTTATAATTGGTTACGTTTTTCGacatgaaataaataaaaagttttatttacataaaaatgataatatcatatttcattatataaaaacaaatgtcTCTTCAAAAACGAATAATAACAATTGTAAgaactcattttttttaatgaaaaatattttatataatcataaaaaaacaagTTTAAATAAGATGTTCTTATACGTCAATAGTTATAATCAGaattatcaaaatattttaaagtttCTCCAATTCTCTAAGCTATTaaacttgaaaaaaaatatacaagtaTCGAACTTCGTCGCCTTTAGACTATCCTTCTGGACAT gTTTTTGCACCTTATCATGTTGGcagttaaataaaaacatagaAAATACCATAGTATCGTCAATGCTCTCAGGCTTTATAGCTTCATCGTTTAA CAAACTAGTTTTTAGAGAATACCAGAGGGTCCTTATTCCTAGCTGGTTTGGCTGTATCTTAAggtaa
- a CDS encoding hypothetical protein (conserved Plasmodium protein): MMDKNSEPVGLKTKIDELEKILYKMSFETIENPSNNNDLKDSFYDKLFNEKKVIITEFLNSEKKKSYNHLENIKNNILKKINIINEKNEDIKNQSDILMADRNKNLCCIKNLETKIENIKKIIM; this comes from the exons atgaTGGACAAAAATTCGGAACCAGTTGGCTTAAAAACGAAA aTAGATGAacttgaaaaaattttatataagatGTCTTTTGAGACTATTGAAAACCCCTCGAATAATAACGATTTAAAAGATTCTTTCTATGATAAATTATTCAACGAAAAGAAAGTGATAATTactgaatttttaaatagcgaaaaaaaaaagtcataCAATCATCTTGAAAacatcaaaaataatatccttaaaaaaattaatataataaatgaaaaaaatgaagatatcAAAAATCAATCAGATATTTTAATGGCtgatagaaataaaaatttgtgtTGTATCAAAAATTTGGAAAcgaaaattgaaaatattaaaaagatcATTATGTag